The Phragmites australis chromosome 15, lpPhrAust1.1, whole genome shotgun sequence genome window below encodes:
- the LOC133893679 gene encoding uncharacterized protein LOC133893679: MPTLRSCNTLLLSLLLLLASSAASFSFSLDFFPGAIAQLALSGAANATSGAVNMASPSARVQYRNPIVVSSLAAGAGFGFSTYFSFALSPQPPAASLAFFLTPSPRSPPALAVVFSASHVRVDLAGRTALQTQSQSHTPGTSPRRQRLHSWIDYNATTATLHVRLSTARLPNPPPVLLSYPLDLSPVLRRGPMLVGFQFQAASSSAGNCSLFSWAFRASHGAPYQMHSQPLNPADLLTTPPPERVHRAADRRYNHWGAAVSLLFAAACGAMVTFFVLFLWYSVASRRRPITPVEYPMHPSNVVYEKIVLVGVKDDAAAADNDVPPSGRNK, encoded by the coding sequence ATGCCCACTCTCCGTAGCTGCAACACGCTGCTCTtgtcgctcctcctcctcctagcaTCCTCCGCCGCCAGCTTTTCCTTCTCCCTCGACTTCTTCCCCGGCGCCATCGCCCAGCTCGCCCTCTCCGGCGCTGCCAATGCCACCTCCGGCGCCGTCAACATGGCCTCCCCCAGCGCCCGGGTCCAGTACAGGAACCCCATCGTCGTCTCCTCCTTGGCGGCCGGGGCCGGGTTCGGCTTCTCCACTTACTTCTCCTTCGCCCTCTCACCACAACCACCTGCTGCATccctcgccttcttcctcacccCCTCACCCCGCTCGCCCCCCGCCCTCGCCGTCGTCTTCTCCGCATCACACGTCCGTGTCGACCTCGCCGGCCGCACCGCCCTCCAGACCCAGTCCCAGTCCCACACCCCCGGCACCAGCCCCAGGAGACAAAGGCTGCACTCGTGGATAGACTACAACGCCACCACCGCCACGCTCCACGTCCGCCTCTCCACCGCGCGCCTCCCCAACCCGCCGCCCGTGCTGCTCTCCTACCCGCTCGATCTGTCCCCGGTCCTCCGGAGGGGGCCCATGCTGGTCGGCTTCCAGTTCcaggccgcctcctcctccgccggcaACTGCAGCCTCTTCAGCTGGGCCTTCCGGGCCAGCCACGGCGCTCCCTACCAGATGCACTCCCAGCCGCTCAACCCCGCCGACCTGCTCACCACGCCGCCGCCAGAGCGCGTCCACCGTGCCGCCGACCGACGTTACAACCACTGGGGAGCTGCCGTGTCACTGCTGTTCGCGGCCGCGTGCGGTGCCATGGTCACATTCTTTGTGCTCTTCCTCTGGTACTCCGTGGCGTCACGCCGCCGCCCCATCACGCCGGTGGAGTACCCCATGCACCCCTCCAATGTCGTCTACGAGAAGATTGTGCTCGTTGGAGTCAAGGACGACGCTGCCGCTGCCGACAACGATGTGCCTCCTTCCGGCCGTAACAAGTAG